A part of Desulfofundulus salinus genomic DNA contains:
- a CDS encoding DUF5678 domain-containing protein: MAAEGVILVQCQGQWLALVDGVVVAVGNNFDDVWSRALVH; encoded by the coding sequence ATGGCGGCTGAGGGGGTTATTCTGGTGCAGTGCCAGGGCCAGTGGCTGGCCCTCGTGGATGGTGTTGTGGTGGCCGTAGGGAATAATTTCGATGACGTTTGGAGCCGGGCGCTGGTTCACTAA
- a CDS encoding DUF342 domain-containing protein: protein MVDEYRSLKVVISEDKMKAYVSAPGEVAVLDPESIQKALQAAGVVFGIKEDAVISFAASPQSEPLLVAEGEPPQPGVDERLEVLFDDGTLLERAVDGGKRVDFRETSTIVSVEAGTLLAVKHPPRPGLPGRAVTGEDLPPPPPRLLELRAGKGVELQENGTRVVALVNGRPWYKQAGNTFVFYVESLLVHKGDVCIKSGNIRFRGDIKILGNVCEAMKVQATGYVEITGLVTRATVISGGKLQVHRGVIGSKLRAGSGFPGAKKLSFMLRDIQYNLDLLKQALEQLKRYQGNNLERVDFGRVLMTLMDTKFKNLRSLVKNTLREIAAIRAEVPDELARCGRSLNCLVGLNPLTVKSFGDVIKDVESASALLQETAENPADVVIPSAMSSTIQSSGNVYVTRRGCVNTTINAGQDVVVKGSFKGGEVFCEGNAEIEELGSALGVPPVVRVGVAGVIRVKRAFPGSVVQVGQRRLVLTQEMGSFKARLNKEGELDIVPGN, encoded by the coding sequence ATGGTCGATGAATACCGGAGCCTGAAGGTAGTCATTAGCGAGGATAAAATGAAAGCTTATGTTTCTGCTCCGGGGGAAGTTGCCGTTCTGGATCCGGAATCAATTCAAAAAGCGCTGCAGGCGGCAGGAGTGGTTTTCGGAATTAAAGAAGATGCGGTAATCTCGTTTGCCGCGAGTCCCCAATCAGAGCCGCTGCTGGTGGCGGAAGGGGAGCCGCCGCAACCGGGTGTGGATGAGCGGCTGGAAGTGCTTTTTGACGACGGAACACTTCTCGAAAGGGCTGTGGATGGGGGAAAGCGCGTTGATTTCCGGGAAACCAGTACCATTGTTTCTGTGGAAGCCGGAACCTTGCTGGCAGTAAAGCACCCCCCACGGCCCGGACTACCCGGCAGGGCCGTGACCGGTGAGGATCTGCCTCCCCCGCCGCCGCGGCTGTTGGAGCTGCGGGCGGGGAAAGGGGTGGAACTACAGGAAAATGGTACCCGGGTGGTGGCCCTGGTTAACGGGCGGCCCTGGTATAAGCAGGCGGGGAACACTTTTGTTTTTTACGTTGAATCCCTGCTGGTCCACAAAGGGGATGTCTGCATTAAAAGCGGTAACATCAGGTTTAGAGGGGATATAAAAATTCTGGGCAATGTCTGCGAGGCCATGAAGGTTCAGGCTACCGGCTATGTAGAAATTACCGGACTGGTGACCCGGGCCACGGTGATCAGCGGGGGCAAGTTGCAGGTACACCGGGGGGTGATCGGCAGTAAACTGCGGGCCGGTAGCGGTTTTCCGGGGGCCAAAAAGCTTTCCTTCATGCTCCGGGACATTCAATACAACCTGGACCTTCTCAAGCAGGCTCTGGAGCAGTTAAAGCGGTACCAGGGAAACAATTTAGAACGGGTAGACTTCGGGCGGGTCCTTATGACCCTGATGGATACAAAATTCAAAAACCTGCGTTCCCTGGTGAAAAACACCCTGCGGGAAATTGCCGCCATCAGGGCAGAGGTGCCCGATGAATTGGCCAGATGCGGCCGTTCCTTAAACTGCCTGGTGGGGCTGAATCCCCTGACGGTAAAAAGTTTTGGCGATGTAATCAAGGATGTGGAATCTGCCTCCGCCCTGCTGCAGGAGACTGCTGAAAACCCGGCCGATGTGGTGATCCCTTCGGCCATGAGTTCCACCATCCAGAGCTCCGGCAACGTCTATGTGACCCGGCGGGGGTGTGTCAATACCACCATTAATGCCGGGCAGGATGTGGTGGTTAAAGGTTCATTCAAAGGCGGGGAGGTCTTTTGTGAGGGCAACGCCGAAATAGAGGAACTGGGCAGCGCCCTGGGGGTGCCTCCGGTGGTCCGGGTAGGGGTGGCCGGGGTAATCAGAGTAAAGC